A stretch of Cyanobacterium sp. HL-69 DNA encodes these proteins:
- the ftsI gene encoding cell division protein (peptidoglycan synthetase) FtsI gives MKFLKPNFLNALDSPTFRKKNSRRVKSHKVKRGNFTLRKSWGSVVRIILVWLVLIMGMVGIGYRLYHLQIVKGQEYFDRAEGQQKTNLRRYIPRRSIIDSDGRVIASDQLVYDVYAHRLLLEKDINSVARDLAQIIPELDVNGLVQRINAQETGVIVARNLTENQADRVRGLGIIGVDLDQRYSRFYPQDDLWADVVGYVDMDHNGQAGIEHSQGDLLQRDLSSPEVRGMLQVRRNALGSIIPASLPDKATELDDLSVKLTVDSRLQRAVRDRLRVQMDQFKAKKGAVIVLDAQTGGILALACEPTYNPNNYSAYDFALFKNWSVTDTYEPGSTFKPINVAIALDEEVINPDSYVSDPAQVMVDGWPIANASRTGLGRVTITKALDVSSNTAMIDIMRRIPRSRYFERLEELGINERMGLDLPFEGVGFLKSEEVFTARDIEMAVSSFGQGLSLTPMKLVQIQGAIANGGKLITPHVVEGLVDSNGQIQVYPDIEETQVFKESSADAVVKMMESVVKNGTGAAAQIEGYNIGGKTGTAQKHDGRGRYSTTARITSFVSILPTDNPRYVVLAVIDEPQGDSLFGSTVAAPIVKDVMKSLIRIKGIPPSN, from the coding sequence ATGAAGTTTTTGAAGCCTAATTTTTTAAATGCCCTTGATTCTCCTACTTTCAGAAAAAAAAACTCTCGCCGAGTTAAGTCTCACAAGGTCAAGAGAGGAAATTTCACTCTGAGAAAGTCATGGGGAAGCGTCGTCCGAATTATTTTGGTTTGGCTTGTGTTAATCATGGGCATGGTGGGCATTGGCTATCGGCTTTATCATTTGCAAATAGTTAAGGGTCAAGAATATTTTGATAGGGCAGAAGGTCAACAAAAGACCAATTTAAGACGTTATATTCCCAGACGTTCTATTATCGACTCTGATGGTCGTGTAATCGCCTCGGATCAACTGGTTTATGATGTGTATGCCCATCGATTATTGTTGGAGAAAGATATTAATAGTGTTGCCCGAGATTTAGCACAGATTATTCCTGAGTTAGATGTGAATGGTTTAGTGCAAAGAATTAATGCCCAAGAAACAGGGGTAATAGTTGCTCGTAATTTAACGGAAAATCAGGCTGATCGAGTCAGGGGTTTGGGTATAATCGGAGTTGATTTGGACCAACGTTATAGTCGTTTTTATCCTCAGGATGATTTATGGGCTGATGTGGTCGGTTATGTGGATATGGATCATAATGGTCAGGCGGGGATAGAGCATAGCCAAGGAGATTTATTGCAAAGGGATTTATCTTCTCCTGAGGTTCGGGGAATGCTTCAGGTTAGGAGGAATGCCCTAGGCTCAATTATCCCTGCCAGTTTACCAGATAAGGCGACTGAGTTGGACGATCTCAGTGTTAAGTTGACGGTGGATTCTCGTTTGCAAAGGGCTGTACGCGATCGCCTTCGGGTACAAATGGATCAATTTAAGGCAAAAAAAGGAGCGGTAATTGTTTTGGATGCTCAAACGGGGGGAATATTAGCCCTTGCCTGTGAGCCTACTTATAATCCGAATAATTATTCTGCTTATGATTTTGCTTTGTTTAAAAATTGGTCTGTTACGGATACCTATGAACCTGGTTCAACCTTTAAACCTATCAATGTGGCGATCGCCCTTGATGAGGAAGTTATTAACCCTGATTCCTATGTATCGGATCCCGCCCAAGTAATGGTGGATGGGTGGCCCATTGCCAATGCTTCACGGACAGGGCTAGGTAGGGTAACGATTACCAAAGCCTTGGATGTTTCGAGTAATACTGCCATGATTGATATTATGCGTCGCATTCCTCGCTCTCGTTATTTTGAGAGGTTGGAGGAGTTGGGTATCAATGAGCGCATGGGCTTAGATTTGCCTTTTGAGGGGGTCGGTTTTCTCAAATCAGAGGAAGTTTTTACCGCCCGAGATATTGAAATGGCAGTATCTTCTTTTGGTCAGGGTTTATCCCTCACACCGATGAAACTGGTACAAATACAAGGGGCGATCGCCAATGGTGGTAAATTGATCACTCCCCATGTAGTAGAAGGTTTAGTGGATTCTAACGGTCAAATTCAAGTTTATCCAGACATAGAAGAAACGCAAGTATTTAAAGAAAGTTCTGCCGATGCCGTGGTGAAAATGATGGAATCAGTGGTAAAAAATGGTACCGGTGCCGCTGCTCAAATAGAAGGTTACAATATTGGCGGAAAAACAGGAACCGCCCAAAAACACGATGGTAGAGGACGATATTCTACCACCGCGCGTATTACTAGCTTTGTCAGTATTTTACCCACCGACAACCCCCGTTATGTAGTCCTTGCCGTCATAGATGAGCCCCAAGGGGACAGTCTTTTTGGCTCTACTGTGGCAGCTCCCATCGTCAAAGATGTAATGAAATCCTTGATCCGCATTAAGGGAATACCTCCTAGTAACTAG
- the ftsL gene encoding cell division protein FtsL — protein MIYLLVLVSSILIENRCMLAPDRPSPRKPLSSIKQRNYVSSQSVTYSRENTVSTKKIKSRKRSDIKPVVITPKKVEVPFWLKCFNFVTHTSSGFSIITVIGCFVVYGLTVSAPSEWTKKYGNLQELQKRERQLIFNNEVLKNQLAEEANEANSGLVTPDLSQSPVFLPQTDVEPLPKEEPVISSPKKIEPIFPIAY, from the coding sequence TTGATATATTTGCTAGTATTAGTAAGTTCAATTTTAATCGAGAATAGATGTATGTTAGCTCCTGATAGACCTTCTCCACGAAAACCATTGAGTTCTATTAAACAGAGGAATTATGTGAGTTCTCAATCGGTGACTTATTCTAGGGAAAATACAGTAAGCACGAAAAAGATTAAAAGTCGGAAAAGGTCAGATATTAAACCCGTTGTCATTACGCCGAAAAAAGTTGAAGTTCCTTTTTGGTTAAAGTGTTTTAACTTTGTGACCCATACATCCAGCGGGTTCTCGATTATCACCGTCATCGGTTGTTTTGTGGTTTATGGTTTAACAGTATCAGCCCCTAGTGAATGGACAAAAAAATATGGCAATTTACAAGAGTTGCAAAAAAGAGAAAGACAACTTATTTTTAATAATGAAGTTTTGAAAAATCAGTTAGCCGAAGAAGCGAATGAAGCAAATTCGGGGTTAGTCACTCCAGATTTAAGTCAATCTCCTGTTTTTTTACCTCAAACTGATGTCGAACCTTTGCCAAAAGAAGAGCCTGTGATTTCTTCTCCTAAAAAGATTGAACCTATTTTTCCCATCGCCTATTAA
- a CDS encoding Mannosyltransferase A, whose protein sequence is MKINWFSPLPPAKTEIGKYTCKIVPLLQEFVKVTVWTSQDSWQSELNDYMSIRYYQPHNISWYEINQADLNIYQLGNNHLFHGDIWQISKKSPGLVILHDYKLQDFFYMLSDDKKNYLNQVFKLYGEEGLENAQKFLDGFVSMATMADKYPMTPLALESAIALMTHNRESYQQLSQENHWMTGYTPLPYLADNLGQINRRKSQTPYQIIMFGFMGQNRCLNSVFKALAMLPRREQFRLHIYGEMWDEDYIFSQIQELGLENIITLHGFVSDDELHHALNNANLAINLRYPSMGEASASQLHLWSYSLPSIASQTEWYGSLDSNAVAFVRPNHELEDLTHHLNDFLNNPEKFALMGIEGKKILEENHQPKMCAEAIINFAQQVMKYRPTHTIHSMATRIGGELNYFNLPSSTDLNRYGEIIDFMCTSIPEKK, encoded by the coding sequence ATGAAAATAAATTGGTTTTCTCCCCTGCCCCCTGCCAAAACAGAAATTGGTAAATATACCTGTAAAATAGTTCCTTTATTACAAGAGTTTGTAAAAGTTACTGTCTGGACAAGTCAAGATTCTTGGCAGAGTGAGTTAAATGATTATATGTCCATTAGATATTATCAACCCCATAATATTTCTTGGTATGAAATTAATCAGGCAGATTTGAATATTTATCAGTTAGGAAATAATCATCTTTTTCATGGCGATATTTGGCAAATTAGTAAAAAATCTCCTGGTTTAGTAATTCTTCATGATTACAAATTACAAGATTTTTTCTATATGTTATCAGACGATAAAAAAAATTATCTTAATCAAGTTTTTAAGCTTTATGGGGAAGAAGGATTAGAAAATGCCCAAAAATTTTTAGATGGTTTTGTTTCCATGGCAACCATGGCAGATAAATACCCCATGACTCCCCTTGCCCTTGAAAGTGCGATCGCCCTTATGACCCATAATAGAGAATCCTATCAACAACTGAGCCAAGAAAATCACTGGATGACGGGATACACTCCCTTACCTTACCTTGCCGATAACCTAGGGCAAATTAATCGTCGAAAAAGTCAAACTCCCTATCAAATAATCATGTTTGGCTTTATGGGGCAAAATCGTTGTTTAAACTCCGTATTTAAAGCCCTTGCCATGCTTCCCCGTCGAGAGCAATTTCGCCTTCATATTTACGGTGAAATGTGGGATGAAGACTATATCTTTAGCCAAATTCAAGAATTAGGACTCGAAAATATTATTACTCTTCATGGTTTTGTCAGTGACGATGAATTACACCACGCCTTAAATAATGCCAATCTTGCCATCAATCTGCGTTATCCTTCCATGGGAGAAGCCTCTGCCAGTCAACTACACCTCTGGAGTTATAGCTTGCCTAGTATAGCATCCCAAACAGAATGGTATGGCAGTTTAGACTCCAACGCCGTGGCTTTTGTACGCCCAAACCATGAATTAGAAGATTTAACTCACCATTTAAATGATTTTTTAAATAATCCCGAAAAATTTGCTCTAATGGGCATAGAAGGTAAAAAAATCCTTGAAGAAAATCATCAACCCAAAATGTGTGCCGAGGCAATTATTAACTTTGCCCAACAGGTGATGAAATATCGCCCCACTCATACCATTCACTCCATGGCAACGAGAATCGGTGGTGAATTAAATTATTTTAACTTACCTTCATCCACTGATTTAAATCGTTATGGTGAAATCATTGATTTTATGTGTACATCGATTCCTGAGAAAAAATAA
- the vanY gene encoding D-alanyl-D-alanine carboxypeptidase, which produces MDEIPTALRDTSSNSKGNKKVFSGDRPLVQKYIIWFMGGILLVTIISFFINGITNNPSSEPVVVQETEIQPPQEEIEEVTIPENILGHIAYEEAPQSELRAINTDGGIQLRQAAAERFNAMVRDARNQGIILNPISGFRSISDQEYLFFELKEQRNQDARKRAEVSAPPGHSEHHTGYAVDIGDGNNPSTNLQESFENTAAYRWLEANASRYSFELSFPRDNLQGISYEPWHWRFVGDRHSLETFYRVRELTTPLNQR; this is translated from the coding sequence ATGGATGAAATCCCTACCGCCCTAAGAGATACCAGTTCTAATTCTAAGGGTAATAAAAAAGTTTTTTCGGGCGATCGCCCTTTAGTCCAGAAATATATAATCTGGTTTATGGGGGGTATATTGTTAGTGACCATAATTTCTTTCTTTATCAATGGTATTACAAATAACCCTAGTTCAGAGCCTGTAGTGGTTCAAGAAACAGAAATTCAACCTCCACAAGAAGAAATAGAAGAAGTAACCATTCCCGAAAATATCCTCGGGCATATAGCCTATGAAGAAGCCCCTCAATCAGAGTTAAGAGCTATTAATACTGATGGTGGCATTCAATTGAGACAAGCAGCCGCTGAGAGATTTAATGCCATGGTTAGGGATGCTCGAAACCAAGGAATTATTCTCAACCCCATTTCAGGATTTAGATCCATTTCTGACCAAGAATATTTATTTTTTGAACTAAAAGAGCAAAGAAATCAGGACGCAAGAAAAAGAGCAGAAGTGAGCGCTCCTCCAGGCCATAGTGAGCATCATACGGGCTATGCGGTGGATATTGGCGATGGTAATAACCCTAGTACCAATTTACAAGAAAGTTTTGAAAATACTGCCGCTTATAGATGGTTAGAGGCTAATGCTTCTCGTTACAGTTTTGAGCTTTCTTTTCCCAGAGATAACTTACAGGGTATCAGTTATGAACCTTGGCACTGGCGTTTTGTGGGCGATCGCCATAGCTTAGAAACTTTTTACCGAGTCAGAGAATTAACAACTCCCCTTAATCAAAGATAA
- a CDS encoding Biotin carboxylase yields MFKKLFIILTVTIFCLGISAIAPRPAQALIQIKITDIGYKDCPEGVGEGSVTSGGSALPATCYLVTGKTNNTSGKTLYDADVFGRIYDANNEPALQNRTRLGALPEVPPGVSDFELRISVPSNQPTPLKLKQFKATGFSSSVYPSF; encoded by the coding sequence ATGTTCAAAAAACTTTTTATTATCTTAACTGTTACTATCTTTTGTTTAGGCATAAGTGCGATCGCCCCTAGGCCAGCCCAAGCCCTAATCCAAATAAAAATCACCGACATTGGTTACAAAGACTGTCCCGAAGGAGTAGGAGAAGGAAGCGTCACCAGTGGGGGTAGTGCCTTACCAGCCACCTGTTATCTTGTTACAGGAAAAACCAACAACACATCAGGAAAAACCCTCTATGATGCTGATGTATTTGGGAGAATATACGACGCAAATAACGAACCAGCCTTACAAAATAGAACTCGTTTAGGGGCATTACCAGAAGTACCCCCTGGAGTGAGCGACTTTGAACTTAGAATCAGTGTTCCCTCAAATCAACCCACTCCCCTTAAATTAAAACAGTTTAAAGCCACAGGATTTTCCAGTAGCGTTTATCCTTCCTTCTAA
- a CDS encoding Glycosyltransferase: MDILVTTVQVPFIRGGAEIHAESLVQALRNHGHSAEIVALPFEAHPPQRMLDLMFIFRLLDFSTFSGRNIDLIIPLKFPAYFNSHPNQVAWLLHQHRDVYDLWEQKFGGLVHNSDAVQFRETIINGDTKALGECRQIFSNSQNVANRLKKFNGLDSIPLYHPPKNADTFTCEEAQGYFFFPSRLNLVKRQHLVLEAISKTRNPVKVVFAGSSDNGLYENELKQIAEKLDITHRAIFVGQISEAEKIKYYAESMGVIYPPLDEDYGYVTLEGMLSSKPIITCTDSGGPLEFITDQETGVVTKPDSFALARAMDQLWENHRLASHLGKNARKHYQELDITWTNVVNKLTNC; the protein is encoded by the coding sequence ATGGACATATTAGTTACCACTGTTCAAGTACCTTTTATCCGAGGAGGGGCGGAAATTCATGCCGAGTCATTAGTTCAAGCCTTACGAAATCATGGACATAGTGCGGAAATAGTTGCCCTTCCTTTTGAAGCTCATCCTCCCCAGCGAATGTTAGATTTAATGTTTATATTTCGTCTTCTTGATTTTTCTACTTTTTCGGGCAGAAATATTGATTTGATTATTCCTCTCAAGTTTCCTGCTTATTTTAACAGTCATCCTAATCAGGTAGCTTGGTTATTGCATCAACATAGGGATGTATATGATCTTTGGGAACAAAAATTTGGTGGTTTGGTACATAATTCCGATGCGGTGCAGTTTCGAGAAACGATTATTAATGGGGATACAAAGGCTTTGGGGGAATGTCGTCAAATTTTTAGTAATTCCCAAAATGTGGCAAACCGATTGAAAAAGTTTAATGGGCTTGATTCTATTCCCCTTTATCATCCTCCTAAAAATGCTGATACTTTTACCTGTGAGGAGGCTCAAGGTTACTTCTTTTTCCCTAGTCGTTTAAATTTGGTAAAAAGACAACATTTAGTCCTAGAGGCGATCTCCAAAACCCGTAATCCTGTCAAAGTAGTGTTTGCAGGTTCATCTGATAACGGACTATATGAAAATGAATTAAAACAAATTGCCGAAAAATTAGACATTACCCATAGAGCGATTTTTGTGGGTCAAATTTCCGAAGCTGAAAAAATCAAATACTATGCCGAATCTATGGGGGTTATTTATCCTCCCCTCGATGAAGACTATGGTTATGTAACCTTAGAGGGGATGTTATCATCTAAGCCTATTATCACCTGTACCGACTCTGGAGGCCCTTTAGAATTTATCACAGATCAAGAAACAGGGGTTGTTACAAAACCAGATTCTTTTGCTCTAGCTAGGGCAATGGATCAATTATGGGAAAATCATCGTTTAGCTTCTCACTTGGGCAAAAATGCACGAAAACATTATCAAGAATTAGATATTACTTGGACTAATGTTGTTAATAAATTAACTAATTGTTAG
- the yggT gene encoding YggT family protein: MSSVSYLIVNTVVNFIQLYLVLIFVRILLSWFQTAEWAGKVISFLAPITDPYLNIFRSVIPPLGGIDFSAILAIFVLQLIPGLLTSLVRTGGGF, from the coding sequence ATGTCTAGTGTAAGTTATTTAATTGTTAATACGGTTGTTAATTTTATTCAATTATATTTGGTGCTAATTTTCGTCCGTATTTTATTAAGTTGGTTTCAAACTGCCGAATGGGCAGGGAAAGTTATTTCTTTTTTAGCACCAATTACAGATCCTTATCTTAATATTTTTCGTTCAGTGATACCCCCCTTGGGAGGCATTGATTTTTCAGCTATTTTGGCTATTTTTGTTTTACAGTTAATTCCTGGACTTTTAACTTCTTTGGTTCGCACTGGCGGTGGTTTTTAG
- the lasT gene encoding tRNA/rRNA methyltransferase, translated as MSFGDEVKIVLVEPAGERNIGSIARVMKNMGLTYLVLVNPQGDHLSEDAQVMAVHATDILEKALVVESLPDALKDCQRAIATTARPRGIPTKLETPREALPWLMEKNISSALIFGPEDRGLSNQELSHAQRFICIPSNPAYPSLNLAQAVGVCAYELYQHYHEQANPQEVEDTPEMASLEAIEGYYQHLESVLLKINYLYPHTAPTKMEKFRRLINRTKLQPQEVAMLRGILRQAEWAIKERPEN; from the coding sequence ATGAGTTTTGGTGATGAGGTCAAAATTGTATTGGTTGAACCTGCCGGAGAGCGTAATATTGGTTCTATTGCACGGGTTATGAAAAATATGGGTTTAACTTATTTGGTGTTGGTAAATCCTCAGGGTGACCATTTGTCCGAAGATGCTCAGGTTATGGCGGTTCATGCTACGGATATTTTAGAGAAGGCTTTGGTGGTGGAATCTTTGCCCGATGCTCTCAAGGATTGCCAAAGGGCGATCGCCACTACTGCCCGTCCGAGGGGAATCCCTACCAAGTTAGAAACTCCGAGGGAAGCGTTGCCATGGTTAATGGAAAAAAATATATCCTCTGCTCTAATTTTTGGTCCTGAAGATAGAGGATTGAGTAACCAAGAATTGAGCCATGCCCAGCGTTTTATTTGTATTCCTAGTAACCCAGCATATCCCTCCCTCAACCTTGCCCAAGCCGTGGGTGTGTGTGCCTATGAACTGTATCAACACTACCATGAACAAGCTAACCCCCAAGAGGTGGAAGACACCCCAGAAATGGCTTCCCTGGAGGCGATCGAAGGATATTATCAACACCTAGAATCTGTTTTACTAAAAATCAACTATCTCTATCCCCACACAGCACCCACCAAAATGGAAAAATTTCGCCGCCTGATAAATCGAACCAAACTACAACCCCAAGAAGTAGCTATGCTTAGGGGAATATTACGCCAAGCCGAATGGGCTATCAAGGAGCGTCCCGAAAATTGA
- a CDS encoding hypothetical protein (expressed protein): protein MSNPNSDSPLDIDEQNWVDEIDDSTDSAFTYSPYQPPQKNYNVSPKTIALVESAFLASTASLIWLIDYYFRLGPFLRMLYPLPIALVYMRRGRRASIMTTIVSGLLLSILMGPPRSIVYIIPYGLMGIQLGGMWRNGSNWHLSLLTGSIIGSFGFFFRFWLFSILLGEDLWIYVINQITGLADWMFLQLGILSQPSPLIIQLLILLVVFVNNLIYCFTVHLVALLMLDRLKNPIPRPPQWLKVILDYE from the coding sequence TTGTCTAATCCAAACTCAGATTCCCCCCTAGATATTGACGAGCAAAACTGGGTAGATGAAATAGATGACTCTACCGACAGTGCTTTTACCTATAGCCCCTATCAACCGCCCCAAAAAAACTACAACGTCAGTCCCAAAACCATCGCCTTAGTAGAAAGTGCCTTTTTAGCTAGTACCGCTAGTTTAATTTGGTTAATTGATTACTACTTCCGCCTAGGCCCATTTTTGAGGATGCTATACCCGTTACCCATCGCCCTTGTTTATATGAGAAGGGGCAGACGGGCATCAATCATGACAACCATCGTCTCAGGTTTATTACTAAGTATTTTAATGGGTCCCCCTCGCAGCATCGTTTATATAATTCCCTATGGTTTAATGGGTATTCAGCTAGGGGGAATGTGGCGAAATGGTTCTAATTGGCACCTCTCTTTACTTACAGGGTCAATTATCGGTAGTTTTGGCTTTTTCTTTCGTTTTTGGCTTTTTTCCATCCTACTAGGGGAAGATTTATGGATTTATGTTATTAATCAGATTACAGGGTTAGCCGATTGGATGTTCTTACAACTAGGTATTCTTTCTCAACCAAGCCCCCTCATAATTCAGTTACTTATTCTACTGGTGGTATTTGTTAACAATCTCATTTATTGTTTTACCGTCCATCTCGTCGCATTATTAATGTTGGATAGACTGAAAAACCCCATTCCTCGCCCTCCCCAGTGGCTCAAGGTTATTTTGGATTATGAATAA
- a CDS encoding Transporter produces MLERIKQDLKNDLIAGLLVVIPLATTIWLSYLMANWAIKFLTRIPKQINPFDGFNPLLTNFLNFAVGLTVPLVFIMIIGLMARNIAGRWLLDVGERILQAIPLAGSVYKTLKQILETLFQDSQTKFRRVVLVEYPRKGLWTMGFVTGKVSTVIQGNFPKTMLSVFVPTTPNPTSGWYVIAPEDEVKTIPISIEDAFKVLISGGIVSPDDKSLTVNRSRNVKTKENLVSTPPTPVTLDPENNMG; encoded by the coding sequence GTGTTAGAACGCATAAAACAAGACTTAAAAAATGATTTAATCGCTGGTCTATTAGTGGTCATTCCCCTAGCCACCACCATCTGGTTGAGCTATCTAATGGCTAACTGGGCGATTAAATTTCTTACCAGAATACCGAAGCAAATTAACCCTTTTGACGGATTCAATCCCCTTTTAACCAACTTCCTCAATTTTGCCGTCGGTTTAACCGTCCCCCTAGTGTTTATCATGATTATCGGCTTGATGGCTCGTAATATTGCGGGACGATGGTTACTTGACGTAGGGGAGAGAATTCTTCAAGCTATTCCTTTAGCTGGTTCAGTTTACAAAACTTTGAAGCAAATTCTGGAAACTTTATTTCAAGATTCCCAAACGAAATTTCGCCGAGTCGTATTGGTTGAATATCCCCGAAAAGGATTATGGACCATGGGATTTGTCACAGGAAAAGTAAGTACAGTTATTCAGGGCAATTTTCCGAAAACTATGCTTAGTGTATTTGTACCTACTACTCCTAATCCTACTTCTGGCTGGTATGTCATCGCCCCAGAGGATGAGGTTAAAACTATTCCTATATCCATCGAAGATGCTTTTAAGGTTCTAATTTCTGGAGGAATAGTCAGCCCTGACGATAAGTCTTTGACCGTTAATAGATCTAGAAATGTTAAAACCAAAGAAAATCTAGTTTCTACTCCCCCTACCCCCGTAACTTTAGACCCAGAAAATAATATGGGTTAA